The following proteins are co-located in the Phytoactinopolyspora mesophila genome:
- a CDS encoding DUF3117 domain-containing protein, whose amino-acid sequence MAAMKPRTGDGPLEVTKEGRGIVMRVPLEGGGRLVVEISLDEAHALSDALKDVTG is encoded by the coding sequence ATGGCGGCGATGAAGCCGCGGACTGGCGACGGGCCGCTCGAGGTCACGAAGGAGGGGCGCGGCATAGTCATGCGTGTACCTCTAGAGGGCGGAGGTCGTCTCGTCGTCGAGATCTCGCTCGACGAGGCTCACGCGCTCAGCGATGCGCTGAAGGACGTCACCGGGTAG
- a CDS encoding enoyl-CoA hydratase-related protein codes for MTDPVSHEIDEDVATITFNRPDAMNSLDTATKVALRDHVRRAADDPGVRAVVLAGSGRAFCVGQDLVEHAGELREGGSGLGDTVREHYNATVRTLMSMPKPVIAAVNGVAAGAGASYAFACDLRIVADTAGFNLAFAGIGLSCDTGSSWTLPRLVGWAKAHELLLLPRTVKADEAQAIGLATEVVAADEVLSRAQELAVQLAAGPTVAYAALRRALNRSATHTLDESLEYEAEMMQLTGETHDHRNAVEAFLAKQKPTFDGR; via the coding sequence GTGACCGATCCGGTGAGCCATGAGATCGACGAGGACGTCGCCACCATCACCTTCAATCGGCCCGACGCCATGAACAGCCTCGATACGGCCACCAAGGTCGCGCTGCGCGACCACGTCCGGCGTGCCGCGGACGACCCCGGAGTGCGCGCCGTTGTGCTCGCCGGCTCCGGCCGTGCCTTCTGCGTGGGACAAGACCTTGTCGAACATGCCGGCGAACTGCGCGAGGGCGGCTCCGGTCTCGGCGACACCGTGCGGGAGCACTACAACGCGACGGTACGCACACTCATGAGCATGCCCAAACCGGTGATCGCCGCCGTCAACGGGGTCGCCGCTGGTGCCGGTGCCTCGTATGCGTTCGCGTGTGACCTTCGGATCGTCGCCGATACCGCCGGATTCAACCTGGCCTTCGCCGGTATCGGACTCTCGTGTGACACGGGTTCGTCGTGGACGCTACCCCGGCTGGTGGGCTGGGCGAAGGCACACGAACTCCTCCTTCTCCCCCGTACCGTGAAGGCCGACGAGGCGCAAGCGATCGGCCTGGCCACCGAGGTGGTGGCCGCCGACGAGGTCCTGAGCCGGGCACAGGAGCTGGCTGTCCAGCTCGCGGCCGGGCCGACGGTGGCGTATGCGGCGCTGCGGCGGGCCCTGAACCGTTCGGCCACCCACACGCTGGATGAGTCCCTCGAGTACGAGGCCGAGATGATGCAGCTCACCGGAGAGACACACGATCACCGCAACGCCGTCGAAGCGTTCCTGGCCAAGCAGAAGCCGACCTTCGACGGACGATGA
- a CDS encoding DNA-3-methyladenine glycosylase I — protein MSVENEARPGPDGKLRCPWALSTPDYIAYHDDEWGRPVHGDSALYERLTLEGFQSGLSWLTILRKRSGFRRAFAGFDPAEVARFDEADVERLLADTSIVRNRAKIHAAVTNARALLRLQASDGGDALHHLVWSFAPEPDGRPAPRTLADVPAITPESTALAKALKKRGFVFVGPTTAYATMQAAGLVNDHLADCVARGG, from the coding sequence GTGAGCGTGGAAAACGAGGCCAGGCCCGGGCCCGACGGCAAACTGCGCTGCCCGTGGGCGTTGAGCACACCGGACTACATCGCCTATCACGACGACGAATGGGGCCGCCCGGTCCACGGCGACTCCGCGCTGTATGAGCGGCTCACTCTCGAAGGATTCCAGTCAGGGTTGTCGTGGCTGACCATTCTGCGCAAGCGGTCCGGATTCCGGCGCGCATTCGCCGGATTCGATCCCGCCGAGGTGGCCCGGTTCGACGAGGCCGACGTCGAGCGGCTCCTGGCCGACACCTCGATAGTGCGCAACCGCGCCAAGATCCACGCGGCGGTGACCAATGCCCGGGCGTTGCTCCGGTTGCAGGCCTCCGATGGCGGCGACGCCCTGCACCACCTGGTGTGGTCGTTCGCGCCCGAGCCGGACGGGCGCCCGGCACCACGCACGCTGGCCGACGTGCCCGCTATCACCCCGGAGTCCACGGCACTGGCCAAAGCCCTCAAAAAGCGTGGCTTCGTGTTCGTCGGGCCCACTACCGCCTATGCCACCATGCAGGCCGCGGGCCTGGTCAACGATCACCTGGCCGACTGCGTCGCGCGTGGCGGCTGA
- a CDS encoding DivIVA domain-containing protein, with protein MYVLFAVLIAAVVFMVVALTLGRGQLLEDEPPVVVGPELGEQPLTADDLAGLRFAVVARGYRMNQVDDVLARVRAELAERDARIAELEDTVRRWGAPEMVRRPRPVWDEDG; from the coding sequence ATGTACGTCCTCTTCGCCGTGCTGATTGCCGCCGTGGTGTTCATGGTGGTCGCGCTCACCCTGGGCCGTGGCCAACTGCTGGAGGACGAGCCACCCGTCGTTGTCGGACCGGAGCTCGGCGAGCAGCCGCTCACCGCTGACGACCTGGCCGGCCTGCGCTTTGCCGTGGTGGCTCGGGGCTACCGGATGAACCAGGTGGACGACGTGCTGGCCCGGGTCCGGGCCGAACTCGCCGAGCGCGACGCGCGCATCGCCGAACTCGAGGATACGGTGCGACGCTGGGGTGCGCCGGAGATGGTGCGCCGTCCGCGGCCGGTGTGGGACGAGGACGGCTGA
- the folP gene encoding dihydropteroate synthase: protein MAIVNRTPDSFYDHGATFDEQLAREAIAQAVADGADVVDIGGVPASPGPEVSVDEEIGRILPTLEWTRETYPDLVISVDTYRHEVADRACRAGADLLNDTWAAADPAMLDVAAQYGAGYVCAHTDGLPPRTDPVRPEYDDVVAAVVEDTAALAEKAAARGVPREGILIDPAIDFTKHTLHSLAVLRRVDSLVETGWPVLIAISNKNFVSETLDVPLDDRVVGTLAATALAAQAGASMFRAHQVRETRHTVEMVASINGTRPPARPERWLD from the coding sequence ATGGCTATTGTCAACCGGACGCCCGACTCGTTCTACGATCACGGCGCCACGTTCGACGAGCAGCTGGCCCGCGAGGCGATCGCCCAGGCCGTCGCCGACGGCGCCGACGTCGTCGACATCGGCGGGGTCCCGGCCAGTCCGGGTCCGGAGGTCAGCGTCGACGAGGAGATCGGCCGGATCCTGCCGACTCTCGAATGGACCCGCGAGACTTACCCTGATCTGGTCATCAGTGTCGACACCTACCGTCACGAGGTCGCTGATCGCGCCTGCCGGGCCGGTGCGGATCTTCTCAACGACACGTGGGCGGCCGCCGATCCCGCCATGCTGGACGTCGCCGCGCAGTACGGAGCCGGCTACGTGTGCGCACACACCGACGGTTTGCCCCCCCGCACCGATCCGGTGCGGCCCGAGTACGACGACGTCGTGGCAGCGGTGGTGGAAGACACCGCAGCACTGGCGGAGAAGGCCGCGGCCCGCGGCGTGCCGCGAGAGGGCATCCTGATCGATCCCGCCATCGATTTCACGAAGCACACCCTGCACAGCCTGGCGGTACTGCGCCGGGTGGACTCGCTGGTCGAGACCGGTTGGCCAGTCCTGATCGCGATATCCAACAAGAACTTCGTCAGCGAGACGCTCGACGTGCCGCTCGACGATCGTGTTGTCGGGACCCTCGCGGCCACGGCGCTCGCGGCGCAGGCGGGGGCCTCGATGTTCCGCGCCCACCAGGTACGCGAGACCCGGCACACGGTAGAGATGGTGGCCAGCATCAATGGCACTCGGCCGCCGGCGCGACCCGAGCGGTGGCTGGACTGA
- a CDS encoding pyrimidine reductase family protein, which yields MHYIWPLTGTRVVDDLELEQLYRYPADPKWLAVNYVSSADGAVEIDGRSAGLSNPADRQVYQLGSDLADVVLLGAGTATIEVFRGVHPDEKTAERRRRHGLSEIPPIAVVTTGRSLPPDAPVITEAAVPTLVLTCSAAPKSIRDAWTAAGAEVVVAGTDTVDVAGAVDHLVKRGLGRIDCEGGPRLFGSLLAAGMVDELRLTVSPLLVSGAADRIAVGAGIEPAALELTSLLAEGNTLLLRYLVKQ from the coding sequence ATGCACTACATCTGGCCTCTGACCGGCACCCGCGTCGTCGACGACCTCGAACTCGAGCAGCTCTACCGGTATCCGGCCGACCCGAAGTGGCTCGCGGTCAACTACGTGTCCAGCGCTGACGGCGCCGTCGAGATCGACGGCCGTTCCGCCGGCCTGTCCAATCCCGCGGATCGGCAGGTTTACCAGCTCGGTAGCGATCTCGCCGACGTGGTGCTTCTCGGCGCCGGCACCGCGACCATCGAGGTGTTCCGGGGTGTGCATCCGGACGAGAAGACCGCCGAGCGTCGGCGCCGCCACGGGCTGAGCGAGATCCCGCCGATCGCTGTGGTGACGACGGGCCGCTCCCTACCGCCCGACGCACCGGTGATCACCGAAGCGGCGGTGCCGACCCTAGTGCTGACGTGTTCCGCCGCACCGAAGTCGATTCGCGACGCGTGGACCGCGGCCGGCGCCGAGGTGGTCGTAGCCGGAACCGACACGGTGGACGTGGCCGGCGCCGTCGACCATCTGGTGAAGCGCGGGCTCGGCCGCATCGACTGCGAAGGCGGCCCGCGTCTGTTCGGCTCACTGCTGGCCGCCGGGATGGTGGACGAGCTACGACTGACCGTCTCCCCGCTTCTGGTATCCGGCGCTGCCGACCGGATCGCTGTCGGTGCCGGAATCGAACCAGCGGCGTTGGAACTCACGTCGCTGCTCGCAGAGGGAAACACCCTGTTGCTACGTTATCTGGTGAAACAGTGA
- a CDS encoding methyltransferase domain-containing protein encodes MTRDTIRYREARAHYLSPRRRDPVKTLMEEVVSHRVFAEAVDHLRLPAGQALRVLDLGCGLGDGLALLTQPHGDLTPVIAGRQLEYTGLDADPDMVETAATLHDVPGTTFRAGDMRDDLPPGDIDLYLSCGVPYSHLTPDEMITVLSAMMTRIVDAGRRAVIVVDVLGRYSIEWTPNWDTSRWNYAMTFLEDTSERLEQPMTFYDRPALNSAIAEAAQRAAVPRVDVSFTDRSILVGRHTATRAFNPSIPPYRTLVNDLARGSSTVAPADLAFDPPTVGAPDEILGFFHVLAARWNKLLEEAVPATGEVAGDDPAALAADLLQAEMDEQRGLGTGHSLTATVVVDATAGSAR; translated from the coding sequence GTGACCAGAGACACGATTCGCTACCGCGAGGCGCGCGCACATTACCTGTCACCACGGCGACGTGATCCCGTCAAGACGCTGATGGAGGAGGTGGTGTCCCATCGTGTCTTCGCCGAGGCCGTCGATCACCTCCGGCTCCCGGCGGGGCAGGCACTGCGGGTTCTCGACCTCGGCTGCGGGCTCGGCGACGGCCTCGCGTTACTGACCCAGCCCCATGGCGACCTCACACCGGTGATCGCCGGGCGTCAGCTCGAATACACCGGGCTGGATGCCGATCCGGACATGGTGGAGACCGCTGCCACCCTGCACGACGTTCCGGGCACGACCTTCCGCGCCGGCGACATGCGCGACGACCTACCGCCCGGCGATATCGACCTGTATCTCTCCTGCGGTGTTCCGTACTCGCATCTGACGCCGGATGAAATGATCACCGTACTGAGCGCAATGATGACGCGGATCGTCGACGCCGGCCGTCGCGCCGTGATCGTCGTAGACGTCCTCGGGCGGTACTCCATCGAGTGGACCCCGAACTGGGACACCAGCCGGTGGAACTACGCGATGACGTTTCTCGAGGACACCAGCGAGCGTCTCGAACAACCGATGACGTTCTACGATCGGCCGGCCCTGAACTCGGCGATCGCCGAGGCGGCCCAGCGCGCGGCCGTGCCGCGCGTCGACGTGAGTTTCACCGATCGCTCCATCCTCGTGGGCCGGCATACCGCCACCCGGGCGTTCAACCCCTCGATTCCGCCCTACCGGACACTCGTCAACGACCTGGCCCGCGGATCGTCGACGGTTGCCCCCGCCGATCTCGCCTTCGATCCGCCGACGGTGGGAGCGCCCGACGAGATCCTCGGCTTCTTTCACGTGCTGGCCGCACGATGGAACAAGCTCCTCGAGGAGGCGGTTCCGGCCACGGGTGAGGTAGCCGGCGACGACCCAGCTGCCCTGGCCGCTGACCTGCTACAGGCCGAGATGGACGAACAGCGGGGCTTGGGAACCGGCCACTCACTGACGGCGACGGTGGTCGTCGACGCGACCGCGGGCTCAGCGCGCTAG
- a CDS encoding TIGR00730 family Rossman fold protein produces MNHNEKPERPGERHHGPVTLRGAQVQPGTTDQRLLDSRGPGDWVHTDPWRVLRIQSEFVEGFSALAELGPAISVFGSARTPTDDPFYQSAVELGERLVGAGFGVITGGGPGIMEAANKGASQAGGVSVGLGIELPFEQGLNEYVDLGIDFRYFFARKTMFVKYAQGFVVFPGGFGTLDELFESLTLVQTGKVTTFPIVLVGTSYWSGLMDWLRGTLAAEKKISSADLELVTLTDDLDEVLDVLNRAGETRRAQEREAVARTPGAAE; encoded by the coding sequence GTGAACCACAACGAAAAGCCAGAACGGCCGGGCGAGCGGCACCACGGTCCGGTGACGCTCCGCGGAGCCCAGGTACAGCCCGGCACCACTGATCAGCGGCTGCTCGACAGCCGGGGACCAGGTGATTGGGTACACACTGATCCGTGGCGCGTGTTGCGCATTCAGTCCGAGTTCGTCGAAGGATTCAGCGCGCTCGCTGAGCTCGGCCCCGCGATCAGCGTTTTCGGATCGGCTCGCACGCCGACGGACGACCCGTTCTATCAGTCGGCGGTAGAGCTGGGCGAACGGCTGGTGGGCGCTGGCTTCGGGGTGATCACCGGTGGCGGCCCGGGAATCATGGAAGCGGCCAACAAAGGCGCGAGTCAGGCCGGCGGCGTGTCGGTCGGTCTTGGAATCGAGCTGCCTTTCGAGCAAGGCCTCAACGAGTACGTCGACCTCGGTATCGACTTCCGCTACTTCTTCGCGCGAAAGACCATGTTCGTCAAGTACGCCCAGGGTTTCGTCGTGTTCCCGGGTGGGTTCGGCACGCTCGACGAGCTCTTCGAGTCGCTCACCCTGGTCCAGACCGGCAAGGTCACCACCTTCCCGATCGTGCTGGTCGGCACGTCGTACTGGAGCGGGCTCATGGATTGGCTACGCGGGACGCTGGCCGCCGAGAAGAAGATCTCCTCGGCCGATCTCGAGCTGGTCACCCTGACCGACGATCTCGACGAGGTGCTCGACGTGCTGAACCGCGCGGGCGAGACCCGCCGGGCCCAGGAACGCGAGGCCGTCGCGAGAACCCCGGGAGCGGCCGAGTAA
- the dapE gene encoding succinyl-diaminopimelate desuccinylase → MSTRLDLDLPVSELTAVICDIASVSGDEQVLADAVERALRECPHLEVDREGDTVLARTMTAPHNAGAVIVAGHLDTVPVAGNLPVTRDGEFLWGRGTVDMKGGVAVMLRLAAHIPEPRRDVTYVFYDNEEVAADLNGLGRISRNRPELLRGDFAVLMEPTAAAVEGGCNGTLRVEVTVRGTAAHSARWWKGSNAIHDVAPVLERLRAYVPAEVEVDGLVYREGLNAVGIEGGIAGNVIPDRCVVAVNYRFAPDKSEQQALAHVSEVFEGFELKLADTAPAARPGLGEPAAAAFVEAVGGDVRAKEGWTDVARFSALGIPAVNYGPGDPLLAHADDERVDLREIRVCEERMRAWLAG, encoded by the coding sequence GTGAGCACACGATTGGACCTGGACCTCCCGGTTTCCGAGCTGACCGCGGTGATCTGTGACATCGCCTCCGTCAGTGGTGACGAACAAGTGCTCGCCGATGCCGTCGAGCGAGCGCTGCGTGAGTGCCCGCACCTCGAGGTCGACCGCGAGGGCGACACCGTGCTCGCCCGGACCATGACGGCCCCGCACAACGCCGGCGCGGTCATAGTCGCCGGTCATCTCGACACCGTGCCGGTCGCGGGCAATCTTCCGGTGACCCGTGACGGCGAGTTCTTGTGGGGCCGTGGCACCGTCGACATGAAAGGCGGCGTCGCCGTCATGTTGCGACTGGCCGCCCATATCCCCGAGCCTCGCCGGGACGTCACCTATGTGTTCTACGACAACGAAGAGGTGGCGGCGGACCTCAACGGCCTGGGCCGGATCAGCCGGAACCGCCCTGAGTTGCTTCGAGGCGACTTCGCGGTGCTGATGGAGCCCACAGCGGCAGCGGTCGAAGGCGGATGCAACGGAACCCTGCGCGTTGAAGTCACCGTCCGGGGCACTGCTGCACACAGCGCCCGGTGGTGGAAGGGCAGCAATGCCATCCACGACGTCGCGCCGGTCCTCGAACGGCTCCGGGCATACGTCCCCGCCGAGGTCGAGGTCGACGGCCTGGTCTACCGCGAGGGCCTCAACGCGGTCGGTATCGAAGGCGGCATCGCCGGCAATGTCATACCGGACCGATGTGTGGTGGCGGTGAACTACCGCTTCGCACCGGACAAGTCCGAACAGCAGGCGCTGGCCCATGTCAGTGAGGTGTTCGAAGGCTTCGAGCTGAAGCTGGCCGACACCGCACCCGCCGCCAGGCCGGGCCTCGGCGAGCCCGCGGCTGCCGCGTTCGTCGAGGCCGTCGGCGGCGATGTGCGAGCCAAAGAAGGCTGGACCGACGTCGCCCGCTTCTCCGCGCTCGGGATTCCCGCGGTCAACTACGGACCCGGGGACCCGTTGCTCGCGCATGCCGACGACGAACGGGTCGATCTCAGAGAGATCCGGGTGTGCGAGGAACGGATGCGTGCGTGGCTGGCCGGGTGA
- a CDS encoding RNA polymerase sigma factor, which produces MSVVEHGMTAHDPSDEQLWTRARLGDPAAFGDLFTRHAGTVYSFCFRLTASWHTAEDLTTVVFLEAWRRRHEPNGKPGTLVPWLLGIASHVARHSTRAVRRHRKLLAKLPPAVIESDQGASQAARAETEKQMKEILQVFRRLPHREQEVLALCVWGERTTAEAAIALGIPVGTARSRLARAHEHLRRLMENSHNGRAHPRPAVSARPPREAT; this is translated from the coding sequence ATGAGTGTGGTCGAGCACGGGATGACCGCGCACGATCCCAGCGACGAGCAGCTGTGGACGCGTGCGCGTCTAGGCGATCCCGCCGCTTTCGGCGATCTGTTCACCCGGCACGCCGGCACCGTGTACTCATTCTGTTTCCGCCTCACAGCCAGCTGGCACACCGCCGAAGACCTCACCACCGTCGTGTTCCTGGAGGCGTGGCGCCGCCGGCATGAGCCCAACGGCAAGCCCGGGACTCTCGTACCCTGGCTGCTGGGCATCGCCTCACACGTGGCCCGGCACAGCACGCGAGCGGTACGCCGGCATCGCAAGCTTCTCGCCAAGCTGCCACCAGCGGTCATCGAAAGTGATCAAGGGGCCAGCCAGGCCGCACGCGCCGAGACCGAGAAGCAGATGAAAGAAATCCTGCAGGTCTTTCGGCGGTTGCCACACCGTGAGCAAGAAGTCCTGGCGCTGTGTGTCTGGGGCGAGCGCACCACCGCCGAGGCTGCCATCGCACTCGGCATTCCGGTGGGGACAGCCCGCTCCAGACTCGCCCGGGCGCACGAACATCTGCGCCGGCTGATGGAGAACTCTCACAACGGCCGGGCACATCCGCGACCGGCGGTATCCGCCAGGCCACCTAGGGAGGCAACGTAA